The Bacteroidales bacterium genome window below encodes:
- a CDS encoding glycosyltransferase family 1 protein, which produces MKYTKNNNGRTLQKKGSEIVLNPINNLVPNKIRDLICFSHLRWDFVFQRPQHLLTRWSKDIRVFYFEEPVFSNEDNFLEIKTNTEFKNIYVLTPHLRSGYNEVQVSGILKDFVDSFIRLNQVEDYLLWYLTPMSLPFSRHLKPLMVVYDCMDELSCFKGAHPRMLQYESMLMGMADVVFTGGHSLYEYKKTKHFNIYPFPSSIDKAHFETGNKCDDPADQAGIPHPRAGFYGVIDERMDIELIRELSEKMPDFHFIMIGPVVKIDPRDLPDNPNIHYLGPKRYSELPSYLAYWDVALMPFAKNESTRFISPTKTPEYLCAYKPVISTSINDVVNPYGKNGLVHIADTADEFVSAINRAMIQKNNKNWRSRVREFLSGNSWDNTFSGMKKIIQETLERKETLHNRSHKLVSGSLPVDDTVSQELKIRIR; this is translated from the coding sequence ATGAAATATACCAAAAACAATAATGGCCGAACACTGCAGAAAAAAGGCAGTGAAATCGTGCTGAATCCGATCAACAACCTGGTCCCCAATAAAATCCGGGATCTTATCTGCTTCTCTCATCTTCGCTGGGACTTTGTTTTCCAGAGGCCACAGCATTTACTTACAAGGTGGTCAAAAGATATCAGAGTGTTTTATTTTGAAGAACCTGTTTTTTCAAATGAGGATAATTTCCTTGAAATTAAAACGAACACGGAATTTAAAAATATATATGTTCTTACTCCGCATCTCAGATCAGGATATAATGAAGTACAGGTTTCCGGAATCCTTAAGGATTTCGTGGATTCATTCATACGGCTCAACCAGGTGGAGGATTACCTGCTCTGGTACCTGACACCCATGTCTTTGCCTTTCAGCAGGCATCTTAAGCCTCTTATGGTAGTATATGATTGCATGGACGAGCTCTCGTGTTTCAAAGGCGCTCACCCTCGCATGCTTCAGTATGAAAGCATGCTGATGGGCATGGCCGATGTGGTTTTTACGGGGGGGCACAGTTTATATGAATATAAAAAAACGAAACATTTCAATATTTATCCTTTCCCCAGCAGCATTGATAAGGCGCATTTCGAAACCGGAAATAAATGCGACGATCCTGCAGACCAGGCGGGTATTCCTCATCCCAGGGCCGGATTTTATGGAGTGATTGATGAAAGAATGGATATTGAACTTATCAGGGAATTATCCGAAAAAATGCCCGATTTTCATTTCATCATGATCGGACCGGTCGTAAAAATTGATCCCCGCGACTTGCCTGATAATCCGAATATACACTATCTCGGACCAAAAAGATATTCCGAACTGCCTTCATACCTGGCATACTGGGATGTTGCCCTCATGCCGTTTGCCAAAAATGAAAGCACCCGGTTTATCAGTCCGACCAAAACGCCCGAATACCTTTGCGCTTATAAACCCGTAATTTCCACATCCATCAATGATGTAGTCAATCCATACGGAAAAAACGGATTGGTTCATATTGCCGACACTGCCGACGAATTCGTTTCGGCAATCAACAGGGCAATGATTCAAAAAAACAATAAAAACTGGCGCTCCAGAGTCAGAGAATTCCTGAGTGGCAATTCATGGGATAATACTTTTTCAGGAATGAAGAAGATCATCCAGGAAACGCTTGAACGAAAAGAAACCCTCCATAACAGATCACACAAATTAGTTTCAGGCAGTCTGCCTGTCGATGACACAGTCAGCCAGGAACTTAAAATAAGAATTCGTTAA
- the glf gene encoding UDP-galactopyranose mutase has translation MDIKGVKYVIVGSGFFGSVLAERIANGLKEKVLIIEKRNHTGGNCYSAEDKETGIHYHLYGTHIFHTSNERVWKYINQFTEFNNYYHQVLTTYRGKTYQMPINLETINSFYGLNLRPFEVDDFLSKEIKRERIGQPRNFEEKAVSMIGRPLYEAFIKGYTVKQWQKDPKDMPESILKRLPFRKNYNESYYYSRWQGIPLNGYGAIFEKLLKSKNIEVKLNLDYFKIKDSIDPDVKLIYSGPIDQFFNYKYGRLEYRTLKFEREVKPYEDYQGTSVMNYADLETPYTRIHEPRHLHPERTDYPTDKTLIIKEYSKLDDGTNPYYPINDERNQNLILKYREETSRLKNVIISGRLGEYKYFDMHDTINYALNMYDQLEAEATRGYIKTDAA, from the coding sequence ATGGATATTAAGGGAGTTAAGTATGTTATTGTGGGAAGCGGTTTCTTTGGATCAGTCCTGGCAGAAAGAATAGCAAACGGACTTAAGGAAAAAGTGCTGATCATTGAAAAACGAAATCACACAGGCGGAAATTGTTATTCAGCCGAGGACAAGGAAACCGGTATTCACTATCATCTTTATGGCACACATATATTTCACACCTCAAATGAACGTGTATGGAAATACATCAACCAGTTTACAGAATTCAACAATTACTATCACCAGGTTCTGACTACCTACAGGGGCAAAACTTACCAGATGCCCATTAACCTTGAAACGATTAATAGTTTCTACGGGTTGAACTTGCGGCCGTTTGAAGTGGACGACTTTCTTTCTAAGGAAATAAAGCGCGAACGTATCGGCCAGCCGCGGAATTTTGAAGAGAAAGCGGTATCCATGATCGGTAGACCTTTGTATGAGGCATTCATAAAAGGTTATACGGTTAAGCAATGGCAGAAAGACCCTAAGGATATGCCGGAGAGTATTCTGAAAAGACTTCCTTTCAGAAAGAACTATAACGAAAGTTATTATTACAGTCGTTGGCAGGGCATACCGCTGAACGGCTACGGTGCTATTTTTGAAAAACTCTTAAAATCAAAGAATATTGAAGTAAAACTCAACCTTGATTATTTTAAAATAAAAGATTCAATTGATCCTGATGTTAAACTCATTTACAGTGGTCCGATCGATCAGTTCTTTAATTATAAATACGGACGGCTGGAATACAGGACACTTAAATTTGAACGGGAAGTGAAGCCCTATGAGGATTACCAGGGAACATCGGTAATGAATTATGCCGACCTTGAAACACCTTATACACGAATTCATGAACCAAGGCATCTTCATCCCGAAAGGACCGATTACCCGACGGATAAGACACTGATCATCAAGGAATATTCAAAACTTGATGACGGAACCAATCCATACTATCCCATCAATGATGAAAGGAATCAGAATCTGATCCTTAAATACCGCGAAGAAACAAGCCGTTTAAAAAATGTAATTATAAGCGGAAGACTCGGTGAGTATAAATACTTCGACATGCATGATACAATTAATTATGCACTGAACATGTATGATCAGCTTGAAGCCGAAGCAACCCGCGGATATATTAAGACGGATGCCGCATGA
- a CDS encoding DUF748 domain-containing protein — protein sequence MENRYDHKDSTFRPKRKKRKTWLIVLLSVVLLFVIIGMLLPVFVLKYANRQLHDLREYTGNIKDIELHVIRGTYAVDNFVMHKKDENGKKDSIPVVMVPRMDLTLDWPSLMKGKLAAKIIVTEPVVNFTYEIQKDKEIKQDTMDFKELLDKLVPFSINRFEIRDGQLHYIDESKKPEIKVSMQNFNVTATNLSNIENEDKALPAHVWAGANMYEGNFNLDVDLNPLKKEPTFDMKTEVKNVDLTKFNEMFRQYGNFMVKKGTFNLYGEFAGKEGKFGGYVKPFIKDFEVKKDKEDKDLGQRLWEILVGTSMKILENPKTDKVATKIPVNGEFKKADANIYDAIHYVLRNAFVQALRPTIENSININHLDAEGKKTFLEKVFGGKDDKKKEEKKEEKKEEKKEEKKK from the coding sequence ATGGAAAACCGTTATGATCATAAAGACAGCACATTCAGGCCAAAGAGGAAAAAGCGCAAAACATGGCTCATTGTTCTGCTGTCTGTAGTTCTCCTGTTTGTCATTATAGGCATGCTGTTACCTGTTTTTGTGCTGAAATACGCTAACAGGCAGCTTCATGACTTAAGAGAATACACGGGGAATATAAAAGATATTGAACTCCATGTGATCCGCGGCACATACGCTGTGGATAATTTTGTAATGCATAAGAAAGATGAAAACGGGAAAAAGGATTCAATTCCCGTGGTTATGGTTCCGCGGATGGATCTTACACTTGACTGGCCTTCTCTGATGAAAGGGAAACTGGCAGCAAAGATTATTGTTACCGAACCAGTCGTAAACTTCACATACGAAATACAGAAAGATAAAGAAATCAAGCAGGATACAATGGACTTCAAGGAATTGCTTGATAAACTGGTGCCATTCTCTATAAACCGCTTCGAGATCCGTGACGGCCAGTTGCATTATATTGATGAAAGTAAAAAGCCTGAAATCAAAGTTTCAATGCAGAATTTCAATGTTACTGCAACCAACCTGAGCAATATTGAAAATGAGGATAAAGCACTACCGGCACATGTTTGGGCAGGAGCAAATATGTACGAAGGAAACTTTAACCTGGATGTCGATTTGAATCCCCTGAAGAAAGAACCAACATTCGATATGAAAACCGAAGTTAAGAATGTGGATCTTACCAAATTCAATGAGATGTTCAGGCAGTACGGCAACTTTATGGTGAAAAAAGGGACTTTTAACCTGTATGGTGAATTTGCCGGAAAGGAAGGAAAGTTCGGCGGTTATGTGAAACCCTTCATCAAAGATTTTGAAGTAAAGAAAGATAAAGAGGATAAGGACCTCGGCCAGCGGCTTTGGGAGATATTGGTGGGTACTTCAATGAAAATACTTGAAAATCCTAAAACCGATAAGGTGGCTACCAAAATACCCGTTAACGGTGAATTCAAGAAAGCTGACGCCAATATTTACGATGCTATTCATTATGTTCTGAGGAATGCATTTGTCCAGGCCCTTCGTCCAACTATTGAGAACTCAATTAACATAAACCACCTGGATGCCGAAGGCAAGAAAACATTCCTTGAAAAAGTCTTCGGCGGCAAAGACGACAAGAAGAAGGAAGAGAAGAAAGAGGAGAAGAAGGAAGAGAAGAAGGAAGAGAAGAAGAAGTGA
- a CDS encoding sigma-54 dependent transcriptional regulator — MKRVLIIDDDRDICLLLGKFLEKNGYETETAFTAHSGIARFREKNFDIVISDYRLGDKSGKDVLLEIKKIKNDAIVIIITGYSQIKTAVDIIKSGAYDYITKPLIPDEVLSILTNAINAQNPVSTKTPVKPSSVQKGRISVNNNEYIIGQSRSIREVYHQIEIVAPTDYSVIIYGETGTGKEVIARTIHEKSKRRKFPFVAIDCGTITNELAGSALFGHVKGAFTGALFDKDGYFEMANSGTIFLDEITNLSYETQAALLRVIQERKFEKVGGTKSNDLDIRIIVASNDSLQEAFQSGKFREDLYHRFNEFTINIPSLRNRREDIPLFADFFLQESNKEIGKQVEGFEPEVIERFIQYSWPGNLREFRNIVRRAVLLCSSNMISVQTLPAEISNPGLYKTEASVQQPISTMRKDLKDVSTKAEFETIMNVLREVNFNKSKAAEILNIDRKTLYNKIKNYEKSTS; from the coding sequence ATGAAGAGAGTACTTATAATTGATGATGACAGGGATATTTGCTTGTTACTGGGTAAATTTCTTGAAAAAAACGGCTATGAAACAGAGACAGCGTTTACGGCCCATTCAGGTATAGCCAGGTTCAGGGAAAAAAATTTTGACATTGTTATCAGCGATTACAGGCTTGGCGACAAAAGCGGTAAAGACGTGCTGCTTGAAATTAAGAAGATAAAGAACGATGCGATTGTTATCATCATTACAGGATATTCCCAGATAAAGACTGCTGTCGACATTATTAAATCAGGTGCATATGATTATATCACCAAACCTCTTATTCCCGATGAGGTCCTGAGCATTCTTACGAATGCAATCAACGCCCAAAACCCGGTAAGCACTAAAACACCCGTTAAACCCTCATCGGTTCAAAAAGGTAGAATTTCAGTCAATAACAATGAATATATTATTGGGCAATCACGCTCCATCCGTGAGGTCTATCACCAGATTGAAATAGTGGCTCCTACTGATTACAGTGTAATCATTTACGGTGAAACAGGAACCGGCAAGGAAGTTATTGCGCGCACCATACATGAAAAAAGCAAACGCCGTAAGTTTCCTTTCGTCGCCATTGATTGTGGCACCATAACGAATGAACTGGCCGGCAGTGCGCTTTTCGGACATGTGAAAGGTGCTTTTACAGGGGCCTTGTTTGATAAGGACGGTTATTTTGAAATGGCCAATTCAGGTACCATTTTCCTGGATGAAATCACCAATCTTTCGTATGAAACACAGGCTGCTTTATTACGTGTAATACAGGAAAGGAAATTCGAAAAGGTTGGCGGAACAAAATCCAACGATCTGGATATACGGATTATAGTTGCCTCAAACGATAGCCTGCAGGAGGCATTTCAGAGCGGTAAGTTCAGGGAAGACCTGTATCACAGGTTTAATGAATTTACAATAAATATCCCGTCACTCAGAAACCGCAGGGAGGACATCCCCCTTTTCGCAGATTTCTTTTTACAGGAAAGTAACAAGGAGATTGGCAAGCAGGTTGAAGGATTTGAACCTGAAGTTATCGAAAGATTTATCCAGTATTCATGGCCGGGAAACCTACGTGAATTCAGAAACATTGTCAGAAGAGCTGTACTCCTGTGCAGTTCAAATATGATTTCAGTTCAGACATTGCCTGCCGAAATTTCAAACCCGGGACTTTATAAAACGGAAGCCTCCGTTCAGCAGCCCATTTCAACCATGAGAAAAGATCTTAAAGACGTTTCAACAAAAGCTGAATTTGAAACCATTATGAACGTTCTGAGAGAAGTAAATTTTAACAAAAGCAAAGCGGCCGAAATTCTGAATATTGATCGCAAAACCTTATATAATAAGATAAAGAACTACGAAAAGTCCACTTCGTAG
- a CDS encoding response regulator, whose translation MKKRQKVLIVDDEAEICFLLLRILRNRSYEADCVNSLEEAVSAIRTSEPSLIFLDNHLPDGLGIQFVNYLKEFYPQIKVVIITGQELSYEDCETAENLPVILFKPFTSESIYSVIEEMAL comes from the coding sequence GTGAAAAAAAGACAAAAAGTACTGATTGTTGATGATGAAGCCGAAATATGTTTCCTGTTACTGAGAATACTCAGAAACAGATCCTACGAGGCTGACTGTGTCAACTCACTGGAGGAAGCAGTTAGTGCCATAAGAACTTCGGAACCTTCTCTTATTTTTCTGGATAACCATCTTCCCGATGGATTGGGAATTCAGTTCGTCAATTACCTGAAAGAGTTCTATCCTCAGATTAAAGTAGTGATTATTACGGGCCAGGAACTGAGTTATGAAGATTGCGAAACCGCGGAAAATCTGCCCGTCATTCTTTTCAAGCCTTTTACAAGCGAAAGCATTTATTCTGTAATTGAAGAAATGGCGCTGTAA